A genomic window from Corvus moneduloides isolate bCorMon1 chromosome 11, bCorMon1.pri, whole genome shotgun sequence includes:
- the PDE12 gene encoding 2',5'-phosphodiesterase 12 has product MWRRLRSALRSLRGSPAVLPPGSGGRPPAAMERAVVRCVPSEPKLSLRFVLPDGSARHMQRDQAEPLGRALARIATNAAKGHGKASKKSKKARAEGGAEGEAAVPAVRLFSRDGAAVAEEVPNAAAWQDGAVLHIGDARYRVERNPPALTELRLPRSLLAGFPVCPKVSAEFAAPQHCLFRWFREQRPAGSGDAAGEAWVETAAAERVFTPSNALVGLRLKLRCTPGDGEQRYGPAREVESSGPVEAGPGACTFDARHLYTKKVCGHGSVRAVSYNILADTYAQTEFSRTVLYPYCAPYALEIDYRQNLLKKELAGYSADLICLQEVDKSVFVDSLAPALDAFGLEGLFRIKEKQHEGLATFYRRDKFSLLSQHDITFSEALLSEPLHKELCEQLAKYPVVQEKVLQRSSVLQVSVLQSTTDPPRKLCVANTHLYWHPKGGNIRLIQIAVAMSHIKHVACDLYPNIPVIFCGDFNSTPSSGTYSFISRGGIAEDHEDWVSNGEEERCSMSLSHPFKLLSACGEPAYTNYVGGFHGCLDYIFIDKNALEVEQVIPLPSHEEITTHQALPSVSHPSDHIALICDLKWK; this is encoded by the exons ATGTGGCGCCGGCTCCGCTCCGCCCTCCGGAGCCTCCGCGGCTCCCCCGCCGTACTCCCGCCCGGCAGTGGCGGCCGCCCTCCCGCCGCCATGGAGCGCGCCGTGGTGCGCTGCGTGCCGTCCGAGCCGAAGCTAAGCCTGCGGTTCGTGCTGCCCGATGGCAGCGCCCGGCACATGCAGCGCGACCAGGCGGAGCCGCTGGGGCGGGCGCTGGCGCGCATCGCCACCAACGCCGCCAAGGGCCACGGCAAGGCGAGCAAAAAGAGCAAGAAGGCGCGGGCGGAGGGCGGCGCGGAGGGCGAGGCCGCGGTGCCGGCCGTGCGGCTCTTCTCCCGCGACGGCGCGGCAGTGGCGGAGGAGGTGCCGAACGCGGCCGCCTGGCAGGACGGCGCCGTGCTGCACATCGGGGACGCGCGGTACCGCGTGGAGCGTAACCCGCCCGCGCTCACCGAGCTCCGCCTGCCGCGCTCTCTCCTCGCCGGCTTTCCCGTGTGCCCCAAGGTGAGCGCCGAGTTCGCCGCGCCGCAGCATTGCCTGTTCCGCTGGTTCCGCGAGCAGCGCCCCGCGGGCAGCGGGGACGCGGCGGGGGAGGCCTGGGTGGAGACGGCGGCGGCCGAGCGCGTGTTCACGCCGTCCAACGCGCTGGTGGGGCTGCGGCTGAAGCTGCGCTGTACGCCCGGGGACGGGGAGCAGCGCTACGGGCCGGCGCGCGAGGTGGAGAGCAGCGGCCCCGTGGAGGCCGGGCCCGGCGCTTGCACCTTCGACGCCCGGCACCTCTACACCAAGAAGGTCTGCGGCCACGGCTCCGTCCGCGCCGTCTCCTACAACATCCTGGCCGACACCTACGCGCAGACGGAATTCTCCCGCACTGTGCTTTACCCCTACTGCGCTCCCTACGCCCTGGAGATCGACTACCGCCAGAACCTGCTCAAGAAGGAGCTGGCGGGCTACAGCGCCGACCTTATCTGCTTGCAAGAGGTGGACAAATCTGTCTTCGTTGACAGCTTGGCCCCGGCCCTAGATGCTTTTGGACTGGAAGGGCTGTTCAGGATTAAGGAGAAGCAGCACGAAGGCCTGGCCACTTTCTATCGAAGGGACAAGTTCAGCCTCCTCAGCCAGCATGACATCACTTTCAGCGAAGCCCTGCTCTCAGAGCCGCTGCACAAGGAGCTGTGTGAGCAGCTGGCCAAGTACCCCGTGGTGCAGGAGAAGGTGCTGCAGAGGTCATCAGTGCTTCAG gTTTCGGTTCTTCAGTCTACAACTGATCCTCCCAGGAAGCTATGTGTAGCAAATACCCACCTATACTGGCATCCCAAAG GTGGGAACATCCGTCTGATCCAAATTGCTGTAGCCATGTCTCACATCAAGCATGTAGCATGTGACTTGTATCCCAATATCCCAGTCATATTCTGTGGAGATTTTAATAGCACACCTTCGTCAGGAACTTACAGTTTTATCAGCAGAGGTGGCATTGCTGAAGATCATGAAGACTGGGTCTCAAATGGCGAGGAAGAAAGGTGCAGTATGTCTCTAAGCCATCCTTTCAAACTGCTAAGTGCTTGTGGAGAACCTGCTTATACAAACTATGTTGGTGGGTTTCATGGATGTCTGGACTACATTTTCATTGACAAAAATGCTCTAGAGGTTGAACAAGTCATTCCATTGCCAAGTCATGAAGAAATAACAACCCATCAGGCTTTGCCAAGTGTTTCACATCCTTCTGATCATATAGCACTAATATGTGACTTGAAGTGGAAATAG
- the ARF4 gene encoding ADP-ribosylation factor 4, producing the protein MGLTISSLFSRLFGKKQMRILMVGLDAAGKTTILYKLKLGEIVTTIPTIGFNVETVEYKNICFTVWDVGGQDKIRPLWRHYFQNTQGLIFVVDSNDRERIQEAAEELQKMLQEDELRDAVLLLFANKQDLPNAMAISEMTDKLGLQSLRNRTWYVQATCATQGTGLYEGLDWLSNELSKR; encoded by the exons ATGGGCCTCACCATCTCCTCGCTCTTCTCGCGCCTCTTCGGCAAGAAGCAGATGCGCATCCTCATGG TTGGTTTGGATGCTGCTGGTAAGACAACCATTCTTTATAAACTGAAACTAGGAGAAATTGTCACCACAATTCCCACTATTG GTTTTAATGTGGAGACGGTAGaatataaaaacatttgtttcacAGTTTGGGATGTTGGTGGTCAAGATAAAATTAGACCTCTTTGGAGGCATTATTTCCAAAACACACAG GGCCTCATTTTTGTGGTAGACAGCAATGACAGAGAGAGAAtccaggaagcagcagaagagctgcagaaaatg CTTCAGGAGGATGAGCTGCGAGATgcagtgctgcttctgtttGCAAACAAACAGGATCTGCCAAATGCCATGGCAATCAGTGAAATGACAGATAAACTAGGTCTTCAGTCCCTGCGTAACAGAACT TGGTATGTCCAGGCTACCTGTGCTACACAAGGAACTGGTCTGTATGAGGGACTTGACTGGCTGTCAAATGAACTCTCAAAACGCTAA